TCTCCGAGCGCGAGGCGCGCCGGCTGGTCGTACGCGGCTTCTTCGCCGAGCTCGTTCAGCAGATCGGGCTGCCCGACCTGGAGGAGCGGCTCATCACGCGGATCGAGACCGAGCTGGAGGCGTCGGTCTCATGAGCGAGGAGAGCTTCGTGCGCGCCACGGCGCTGAGCGACCTTGAGGAGGACACCCCGGTGCGGGTGGAGCTGGGCGGCGTCCCGGTCTCCGTCGTCCGCACGGAGGAGGGGGTGTTCGCGATCAACGACATCTGCTCGCACGCCAACGTCTCGCTCTCCGAGGGCGAGGTGGAGGATTGCACCATCGAGTGCTGGCTGCACGGCTCGCGCTTCGACCTGCGGACCGGCAAGCCCTCCGGGCTGCCCGCCACCCGGCCGGTCCCCGTATAC
This sequence is a window from Streptomyces sp. NBC_01775. Protein-coding genes within it:
- a CDS encoding non-heme iron oxygenase ferredoxin subunit gives rise to the protein MSEESFVRATALSDLEEDTPVRVELGGVPVSVVRTEEGVFAINDICSHANVSLSEGEVEDCTIECWLHGSRFDLRTGKPSGLPATRPVPVYPVKIEGDDVLVSVTQES